A region of the bacterium genome:
GTTTCGGAGCTAAACTCTTGGACAAACTCCCTTCAGTTCATGGACCGTGTTTTAAATGACAACTCGATCCCTGGAGATGCAGGTATTTCTATCGAGTATCACATTCCCCGTTCATCAAAAAGAATTGACTTCATTATTACAGGGCTTTCTTCTACGAAAGAGGAGTCGGTGATAATTATTGAGCTGAAACAGTGGCAAAAGGCGGAGATTACAGAAAAGGATGCAATTGTAACAACGTATTTTAAGCATGGGGAGAAGGAGACCCCACATCCTTCTTATCAGGCTTGGTCATATAAAAGACTTTTAGAAGACTACAATCAGACTGTGGAAGAAGAGAATATCCAGCTTTTTCCTTGCGCCTACCTGCATAATTATGAGGATGATGATGTTATCTCCAATGTTTTTTATAAAGAGTACATTGATCATGCACCACTATTTTTAAGAGATGATGCACTCAAACTCCGGGGGTTTATAAAGAATCACGTAAGATATGGTGATAAAAATAAGATCATGTATAGAATCGATCAGGGTAGGATACGCCCATCGAAGAATCTTGCTGATCAATTAAGCTCAATGTTGTCCGGCAACAATGAGTTTGTGATGATAGACGATCAAAAAATTGTTTTTGAGACTGCACTAAAACTTGCACGAGAATCATCAGAACTGAATAAAAATGTCCTTATAGTTCAAGGGGGCCCTGGAACCGGAAAAACTGTTGTTGCTATCAACCTATTAGTAGAGTTAACGAAGAGAGAACTCGTTACTCAATACATCACTCGTAATTCAGCGCCCCGTGAAGTATATGAAGCAAAACTCACGGGATCGTTTAAAAAATCGCATATTTCAAATATGTTTAGTGGCTCTGGGTCATTTCATAAATTAGATTCGAATCTTTACGATGCCTTAATTGTTGACGAGGCGCATCGATTGAATGCGAAATCCGGAATTTTCAGTCATCTCGGCGAAAATCAAGTAAAAGAAATTATAAAATCATCAAAATTTAGTATATTTTTCGTCGATGAAGACCAGAAAGTAACACTGAAGGACATTGGTGACAAAGAGGAGATACGAAAATACGCAAAGGAACTAGGTGCTGTAACTACTGAACTAGCGCTAGAATCTCAATTTAGGTGTAACGGTTCGGATGGTTATCTTGCGTGGCTTGACAATAGTCTACAGATACATGATACAGCAAATGAATTTTTTAATGACAGGGATTATGATTTTAAGATTTTTGATAATCCCAAGGAACTCCACGAAGAAATTATCGAAAAAAATAAGTCGAAAAATAAGGCTCGCATGGTTGCTGGATATTGTTGGAAATGGGTAAGTAAGAAAAATCCAGAACTCAAGGATATTCAAATTGATAACTACAAGGCAACTTGGAATCTAGATAGGGATGGACAGGCGTGGATTATTCAGCCGAGCTCAGTTACCGAAGTTGGATGCATTCATACCTGCCAAGGATTAGAGGTTGATTATATCGGTGTAATTGTCGGGCCAGATCTTATTGTTCGGGATAACAAGGTTATGACTATGCCAGAGGCAAGAGCTAGCACAGATAAGTCAATTCATGGTTGGAAGAAAATAATGAAAAATGACCCGCACGGAACCAAGATACGCTTGGACGCAATCATTAAGAATACATACAGGGCGCTCATGACGCGTGGCACAAAAGGATGTTATGTCTACTTTGTCGATAAGGAAACGGAAGCATATTTTAAGACAAGGTTGGGGGAAGAATTAAATTCCACAACCTATAACGTCAAATAGACGAGCTGGTGTATAGTTCGATAAACTCACCACAAGTAAACTCTACGGCTTGAACTCGTAAGACCCCGGTAGTACAGACAAGCTGACTACGGGGCGGGAATAAAAATTATTGAAGATTCAAGCAGAAAATAATTCTATGGTTCTCTCTTACACAAACGAGGTCGATCAGGGGTTTAAGACAAGAATGGCTTGGTGGTATTTTAAGTTGAATAATGTGAAGCTGAAAATACGGCAGGACCCTTGGCTTGATTTTATGTTGTGTTGGATGATATTCGACGCATATCTAACTGAAATCTCCCAATCTGGTTCAGATCGAGATAAACTGGATTATTTTTATCAGAACAGGTCCGATTTTAAGGATCGCATTTTGAAAAAGTGGAACTCGTTATCCGGATACGCACTTACATTCAAAGAGCTTTCCCCTATTCAAGATATGAGACCGAACTCAAACGGAATGATTTACTTGAATGATGAAAATAGTTTGGAACAAACATTTGATTTTGTATATCAAATTAGATGCAATCTTTTCCACGGAGCAAAGGACATGAAAAATGATAGAGATGCTGAATTAGTAAGTCGGGGTGCTCAATTTTTGCGATTTTGCATAGATCGTTGGATGAAAGGAGACTAAAAATTGTTGAAGATTCAAGCAAAAAATAATATGGAAGAAGTATCTTTATGGATTTTAAAAAAAGCACCAGCGTGGTTTGTATCGTGGTCTTTTAGAAAAATCTTTGGTAAGAAAAATCTCGCAGTATTTGAGAGATTGCTGGAATTACCAAAATGGAAAAAGGTCTCTTTTGGTCCTAACGAAAAATGGATTTTTGAAGACGATAATTCTTTTGTGATAGAAATATCTGATGATTCTAGAGATTTTACACAGGCATGGACTAAAAGATTTCCAGACAAAAACGCTTTCGCTACAGAGGTTAGTTTAAAGATAAGTGGCGAGTTGATACACAAGACACTACTATTTGTTGGAGTAGACGGCTGGAGAAGTTTTGTGCCTTGTCCAAAAGTATCAGAAGCATTTGAAGAGCAACATTTTTATTGGGATAAAAGCTCTGTAGAGTATAGAGTCTTTGAAAGAATTGGGTTTTTAGATACTTCGTATAAAAATATAGAAGATTTTGGTAAAAGGTGCGGGGTCTTGATTGAATAGTTATGCTTGAAGCAAAAAAACTAGGAGGTGGAGATGTGCGGTATAACATCTTACTCAAAACGGGAGGAGAACATCGTGAAATTGAAAATGGGGACGGTCACCATTTACCAAATTGACTCGTTGGTGCATGGTTCGACACCTTCGACAAGCTCGGGACGGGCAAGCTCACCACAAGACGACGGAAAGAGTTTGACCCCATTAGAAAGCGTCTCGCTTCTAACGGGGCGGGCAAAAAGTTTCAGGGCGAAGTTGAAAGGTGTTAAAATAACCCTATGCCATCAATTTTATTTTTAATCATCATTCTTCTTGCCGTAGCGCTTGTGTCGCTGGCTTTTTACGCGTACAGAGAAGCGAAAAAACACGATACAAGCGCGAAGGAAGAATTTATCGGGATTTGTAAATCGGCTATTGAGACAGCTTCAGAGAAGGAGGCGCGAAAAAAGAGCGTGCTCGCG
Encoded here:
- a CDS encoding winged helix-turn-helix domain-containing protein, translated to MPSILFLIIILLAVALVSLAFYAYREAKKHDTSAKEEFIGICKSAIETASEKEARKKSVLALLREHGEVGNAEIGEALGVASRTVVKYMDELQEEGKVEQVGVTGRGVMYKEVNQ
- a CDS encoding DUF2075 domain-containing protein: MIIYSATKSGFQGDIMSNKIGQVILDKYRDTTGKNTGVSELNSWTNSLQFMDRVLNDNSIPGDAGISIEYHIPRSSKRIDFIITGLSSTKEESVIIIELKQWQKAEITEKDAIVTTYFKHGEKETPHPSYQAWSYKRLLEDYNQTVEEENIQLFPCAYLHNYEDDDVISNVFYKEYIDHAPLFLRDDALKLRGFIKNHVRYGDKNKIMYRIDQGRIRPSKNLADQLSSMLSGNNEFVMIDDQKIVFETALKLARESSELNKNVLIVQGGPGTGKTVVAINLLVELTKRELVTQYITRNSAPREVYEAKLTGSFKKSHISNMFSGSGSFHKLDSNLYDALIVDEAHRLNAKSGIFSHLGENQVKEIIKSSKFSIFFVDEDQKVTLKDIGDKEEIRKYAKELGAVTTELALESQFRCNGSDGYLAWLDNSLQIHDTANEFFNDRDYDFKIFDNPKELHEEIIEKNKSKNKARMVAGYCWKWVSKKNPELKDIQIDNYKATWNLDRDGQAWIIQPSSVTEVGCIHTCQGLEVDYIGVIVGPDLIVRDNKVMTMPEARASTDKSIHGWKKIMKNDPHGTKIRLDAIIKNTYRALMTRGTKGCYVYFVDKETEAYFKTRLGEELNSTTYNVK